A single region of the Nicotiana sylvestris chromosome 6, ASM39365v2, whole genome shotgun sequence genome encodes:
- the LOC104215749 gene encoding uncharacterized protein: MRDFASCFNEYAVQVSDTSCSSYSNSACIPPSLIPSIQNTVTCLYKVTLSNKKQVLITVSWSKTNITQGLSVHFGDDPSNVFKLNTNSRLFRKKKGSKSLDLDHFKVEIFWDLCAARYLSGPEPIDGYYLLVKVDSQLGLILGDMAGEASLRKLKNGTPMAKFSLVSRKEHFSGNTLYSTKAQFCDNGTSHDILIRCSGENEGLKHPVLSVYIDKKMVIRVKRLQWNFRGNQSIFMDGLLVDLMWDVHDWFFNPTSGCALFMFRTRSGMDSRLWLDDKDKLLHKDQDKVEFSLLIYASKTT, translated from the coding sequence TCTTTGATTCCTTCAATTCAAAACACTGTCACTTGTTTGTACAAAGTCACTCTCTCCAATAAAAAACAGGTCTTGATCACAGTTTCATGGTCCAAAACAAATATAACACAAGGGCTAAGTGTACATTTTGGTGATGATCCTTCAAATGTCTTCAAACTCAACACGAATTCGCGTCTTTTTaggaagaaaaagggaagtaaaTCACTGGATTTGGATCATTTCAAGGTTGAAATTTTCTGGGATTTATGTGCAGCTAGGTATTTATCAGGTCCTGAACCAATTGATGGTTATTATTTACTAGTCAAAGTTGATTCACAACTTGGTCTTATTCTTGGTGACATGGCTGGAGAAGCTTCACTAAGAAAGTTGAAAAATGGAACTCCAATGGCCAAATTCTCATTGGTTTCAAGAAAAGAACATTTTTCAGGCAATACCCTTTATTCAACAAAGGCTCAATTTTGTGACAATGGCACAAGTCATGACATATTAATTCGTTGTAGCGGCGAAAATGAAGGTCTAAAGCACCCTGTTTTATCAGTTTATATTGATAAGAAGATGGTGATTAGAGTTAAAAGGCTACAATGGAATTTCAGGGGAAATCAGAGTATTTTTATGGATGGATTGTTGGTTGATCTAATGTGGGATGTTCATGATTGGTTCTTTAATCCAACATCTGGTTGTGCACTTTTTATGTTTAGGACAAGAAGTGGAATGGATAGCAGATTGTGGTTAGATGATAAAGACAAATTGCTGCACAAAGATCAAGATAAAGTTGAGTTTTCATTGTTGATCTATGCCTCTAAGACCACATAA
- the LOC138870037 gene encoding uncharacterized protein, with amino-acid sequence MGGGMHETDMPSYSLGIYDTPGTSQVTPSGQFLIMGSDFQGVELGRYFPGPSTTNEFRPIRDFGSGHRLSYGSSSHAQASCDAATDDYIQDPDTIMPSTGPDSTTDTCHPVPHPAIRRRLDDDDPDSVPGRQGMRLRPTATLRHTGCGTH; translated from the exons atgggaggtggcatgcatgagaccgacatgccgtcttacagccttggcatttatgacactccagggacgtcgcaggtgaccccatcgggtcaattctTGATCATGGGCTCGGATTTTCAAGGAGTGGAGTTGGGTAGATATTTCCCTGGCCCGTCTACCACTAATGAGTTTCGACCGATCCGAGATTTTGGTAGTGggcaccgactgagttatggcagctcatcacatgcgcag gcttcatgcgatgctgcgacagatgactacattcaggatccagacacgattatg ccttctactggacctgacagcaccaccgatacatgtcatcctgtgccgcatccggccataaggagacgacttgatgatgatgatcctgatagcgtacccgggcggcAGGGGATGCGCCTTAGGCCAACGGCTACTTTGAGACACActggatgcgggacacattga